The genome window CCTTCCAATTTTTCATCTGGATAGAATGGATCATCAAGCGCCTTGGGTATCTCAACTGTGATGCCACCAAGAGCGTCGATGAATTTAATGAAACCGGTAAAATCGACTCTCACAAAATAATGGATCGGCAAATCAAGCACATTGCCAACTGTCTCCTTTAGCACCTTAGGGCCATTGCCCGGCTCCTGACTTTCGCCGTATGAATGGGCGGAGTTGATCTTACCGTTGCCATTACCGGCAATCGGCACACGCAAATCGCGTGGCAGAGAAAGTAAGGCAAGTTTTTTATTTTCAGGATCAAGGCTGGCGACCATTATTGTGTCCGCAAGCGCTCCGCCTTTGTGTCCGCTTCCGCCAATTCCGATAAACAAAATATTGATCCTCCCATCCCCCTCGCCTTTCAAAGCATTGGGATCAAGTGTCTCGCCGAAGAACTTTAGAATTGGAGATTGAGTGTCAGAACTATCACTGACTTGAGTAAAAGCCCGCACCGCGCTCCAGCCAAACCAGACAATCCCCGCGAGAATAAGCGCAGAAACTATAAGAGTAAAAATCTTCGTTGGCGAAAGCTTGTAGGTTCGAAACTTATTCAAGCTCTGGCCATGATTTTTATCGATATCGCTTTGAGATTGAGAAGACGACATTGGTCTATTAGTTTACCACAAGGCGCTTACTGCATGCGCTCGAGGGTGAGGAAGGAAAAGCGTTTTTTAGTTCGACGTTTAAGCCTGCTCCAAAGAGTACGGGGCGAGAAAGTTGTAATTTCTGCGCTGTGGATGAGTTCAACGGGTAAATCTAAAACCCAGCCTGTGGCTTGCATTAGCGCCAAAGTTACTCGAACCGAAGTGCGACTATGCGGAACCACTAGAACGCCAAGCTGGTGCAAATCTTGCCAAGTTAAACTGTGCCGAGCCAAAAATTCAGCGATTAGTTTTTCTTCACTGCGTTCTTCTGGCTCCAGAACCAGAAGCTCTTCATACTCCTTGGCATTGACAAATAATGTCAACCTTAATTGGGTGCGATCGGCGCCGACTACTAAGCGTTTCATTTGCGTACCTCGATTTTTACGCATCTTTTGCCCTGACGGCTGAAAGAAAAATACAAGAGATAGTGTGCCTGTTCAATAATTTCAGGCAGATTGTCAATCCATTCAACGAGTGTCGCTCCTTCAGGATTTTCGAGGGTTAAGCCAAGCGCTTCGAAATCTTGTTTGCGAGTCAAGCGATAAAGATCAAGATGGTGAAGACGTTTAATACCTCTCACTGCTTGTGGCAACTTATAAATTTGCTCATAAACAAAGGTTGGCGAGATAACTTCGGCTTGTAGACCTAAATCGAGCAGTAAATGACGGACAAAGGTTGTTTTACCAGTACCTAAAAAACCAACCAAGCCGACAATTAGACCGGGTTTTAAGTTTTTCGCGAGCTCGTGAGCGACTGCCGTCAGTTCATTCAAAGTCTGAATTGGGAAAACTCGTTTCATATTTTCATTCCGGCTTGGATCAAACCTATTGATCGTATCTCCAATTTCTGTCGAAGAGCAAGTAAGACACCGTCGACTAACAGAATACCGGCCATGAGGAGCGCCGCCAAGGCTCCGTAACTGCCTAATCGCCCTAGGGTAAGTGTTGGTCGGATAATTTTAGCGCCAAGCACGCGAGTAAAAGGCGGGGTACTTTGACTATCAGGCAAGACGCCGATTTCTGATTTGACAAATAAGTCGGGCGCAAGATCAATCACTTCCTCATCATCTGCTACTCCGTCTTCATAGTCGCCGACAGACTCTCTTGTTGCCACCGCTGGATCTTCTCTTTCCGACTCAGTTGAATCTGATTGTGCGCTGATTATTTCTTCAGTTTCACTCGTCGTCTCCTCTCTCAACACAGTCAACTCTTCGGCATCCAAGACACGAATTGTCAAAGGTTCAAGAGCCACAATAATTCCCTGTCCAGAAATTTCGCTCTGTTCAACTAGCGCAGGAAACACGACGCCTTTTTTACGAGAAAGATGGAAACTGTGATTTTCTGTTTGAATAATTGGCACAGAACCAGTTTTAACGACTATCCCTTGGAAGACTGTCACCTTTAACAGGTTTAACTCCTCGAGCTCGTCAAGGGATTTCTTTTTCAGCTCTTGATGGCCAATGTGTTTAGCATCGTCAGGATTTGCCAGAAGGAGACGCGGTAAAGCGGCTTTGGAAACTTTAGCCACGATTTCAATGCGATCACCCGGCTGAAATGTAAGTGCGACACCATCACGAAGCTGAAGTTCAGCGGCAATCTGATCATCCCCGACAACAAGATGATGATCTGAATAAGCGCCTTGCACCAAAAGTACAGTTGCTTCGGTTCGGATCGTTTGATTTGCGAACTCATCCTTACCAATAATCAACTCCCTGAATGAATGGAATTCAATTGAAGAATCAGATGAGTCTTGCTCTTCGGATTCTTTAACGCCTCCCTCTGGAAGAATATCGGCATTTTCCACCCCGGGCGTGGGCGATGTCCAACCCCAACTGCCTTTTTTTGACCAACTTTTGTTAAACGACGCGCTCCCAAAACTCACATTCTCCACCTCTACCCCATTTGGAGCGATCAAGCGCACCATATCACCTGAATTATTTAACTGTAACTTGGTTTGATTGCCTCCAAAAATTACTCGCGAACGACCCTCGATAACAACTGAATCCTCAAACGTGTAGGGGCGACTGCCGCCCTCATTAATATCGTCAATCTGCCAACCGATTAAGTTCACTGCCGTCTCACCCAGATTCTCAAGCTCAACAAACTCCTCGGCGCCCTCATTTGGGCGAGGGAGAATTTCCGATAGATGAATATCCTTACTGATCTGATTTGCCACACAGGGATAAGAAAAATTTTGGACAACCGATCCATTCCGCAAAACCTCGAGGCGCGCCTCGAGAAGACCGAATTGTGTCGGGAGTTCGAGGAAAAATCGGTATTTATTTGTTTCAATCAGCTCGCCTTCAGGACTTTGATTTTGCAAAATCAACCTTAAACGTTCGGGCACGCCGCCACTTAAAGCAATATCGAGCGGAATAGCGCCGCCTTGTTCCGGCCAAATCAAGCGGCAAGTTTGTTCCGCAAACTTAAGCGTCATGCTTCGTTCAGGGGTACCTAGATCATTGAGGTTGGCGTCTAAATTACGGGCTGTATTCGCATTTTGCCAGGCAGTCGCTTGAGCGCCAGATTGGCTAAAATCAACACGCTCCATCGAAGTTGGAGGCGATGTGGCGCCGGCAAAAGGCTTGCCTCCATCACCAGCTTGATCGATGACGTTTGCATCCGTAGCGCGCAATTCGAGCGCAAGGGCGCTATTGCTAAGAGAAAGTTTCGAGTTAATCAAATCTGGTTCAAGATTAAGCGCCGACTCGCCGCCGCTGAAAGTATCGGCGGGACCATTATTCGCGATCAGAAAAAAATCTCCCGGAGCAAGTTGGGTGTTCTCGGGAATCGTAATCAACTCGCGAGGTTCACTGCTCATAGACCAAATACTCCAGTGCGACAGATCAATAGATTCGGCGCTAATATTTTTCAGTTCAAGCCACTCATCGGCAGTCGAACGGCTTGATCCGGCCCAGGCAATTTCGCTAATGCCGACTGTTGGCGTGCTTGCTGAAACCCAACTTGGCAGTAAAAATAGAAAAAGAATTAGCCACGTCATAATTTTTCTCCTAAAGACACCGTTTTACCCTCAGTTAATTCACCGTCGAGCGAAGCTGAACCCCTAGCGGGTGGCAAGCGATTAGGCGAGATGTCGATTTCTTGCAGATGTTCTTTGGCTTCAGTGGTCTGGGTGACAAGATCCTCATGAAAATGATCGGGATCATAGTCATGGGGAGCGTGCGCGTGTAGTTGCTTAAGACGACTCTGAAGTTCTGCCTCTTTTGAATTTGCTTGAGAAAGCTCTAGGGCGCGGGGCGACATAATTTCTTCATGGCCAGCAGTCCCAATGCGCATTGCTAGGCGATCATTGAGCATCAGAATGGTATTTGCGATCACATGCGGTTTGGGGACATAATTCATAACAAAATTCGGCGCCTCACCAGCGCTCTCAACAACAACTGTCCCATAGCGGAAAAAAGTTTGAATATAACCATTCATTTGCGCAGACACATCCTGGACACGGAGTAAACTTAACTCTGCCACTCTTCGATTAAATAAACCCACTTGTTTAACATGAAGCAAACGTTCAGGTGTAATTATAGCCACGTCAAGATAATGCTCAATCCACGCAGTTAAAAAGACCGCATCCGTGATCAACAAATATCCTCCGATCGTGAGAGATGTAAGAACTAAGTTTAAGCCTTTGAAGAAACCTATACCCTGGTAACTCACGACCGTGAAAAAAATGACGATCGGAATTATAAGCATGACAAGCACAAATAACAGCCAGCCAGCGAATGCCATCCAATGTCTCCGGACAAAGATTAGGATTTCTTCATTTTCAAGTTGCCCGGGGAAGAGATCGCTCTCCTTGCCGGTGACAAGATTAGTCTGAATCATAAAGTTAGAGCTCCGATTATGATACCAACGAACGTGAGTAAAATAACGACGCTTGCAAAACCAATGTAGGCGCGCAACATTGATTGTGAGGCATCACCTGAATATCCATATTCGTTCAAATGATGAGCGGCGTAAACAGAATAGAGGACAAATGTTAGCAGGAGACAAAGATACACGATAATCGCGAAATAAAAGAGAGGACTCATAAAATTAGGTAATTAGTGGGGAATACATCTATAAAACTTCGGCGCTACGAGCAGTGGTTTTTCGCCCTCTTGGGGTTCTCTCAAGCCAGCCTTCGCGAATCAAATAAGGTTCATAAACTTCTTCGATCGTTTGCATATCCTCGCCAAGCGAAGCGGCAATTGTTGAAAGACCAACGGGACCACCTTGAAATTTATTCGCAATCGTTGCGAGAAGTTCGCGATCAATTTTATCGAGTCCAAAAGGATCAATTCTCAATAATTCAAGCGCTCGACTAGCGATTTCAGCTGTAATGACACGTTCACGATGAACCTGGGCATAGTCGCGAACCCGACGCAAAAGTCGATTTGCAATTCGTGGAGTGCGGCGAGAGCGTCGCGCAACTTCCTTCGCGCCCGTTGTCTCAAGTGGCGCGGCCATGATTTTCGCAGATCGAGCAAGAATTTTTTCAATATCGCCAATTTCGTAAAAATCAAGATGGAAATGCCCGCCGAAACGGTCGCGCAGGGGCGCGCTTAACTGGCCAATGCGCGTTGTTGCGCCAATTAAGGTAAAGCGAGGCAGGTCAAGTCGGAGAGTTTTAGCGGCTGGCCCCTTGCCAAGCACAATGTCGAAGGCAAAATCCTCCATGGCCGGATAAAGCACTTCTTCAACCGTTCGGTTGAGGCGATGAATCTCATCAATAAAAAAAATGCTACCGGGGGATAGATTGCACAGAATCGAAGCAACGTCACCAGCTCGCTCGAGCGCAGGCCCAGAGGTAATCTTAATCTGTACTCCAAGCGCTTGAGCAACCACATACGCAAGACTCGTTTTACCAAGACCAGGCGGGCCGTAGAAAAGAATATGTTCCAGAGTTTGCTGACGTTCTTGAGTTGCTTGAATGAGAATTTCTAAATTTTGTTTCGTCGCCGTCTGACCAATAAAATCCGAGAAAGTTTTGGGACGAAAAGTGTTATCCTCGCGCACATCCTCTGGTTGGATCCGAGGTTGGGTTAAAATAGTCGTGTTTGATGAGAGTTCCGCTTCCTCCATACCTCGACTATATAGAACTCATGGAAGGTAGTCGAGCGGATTGGCTCGGCTTGAATACTCCCAAATTTCAAAATGAAGATGCGGACCTGTCGACCAACCAGTTGAACCCATGTAGCCAATAATGTCACCTCGCTTAACCTCGTCGCCGCTTGCAACTACGAAACTCTGCAAGTGTCCATAGAGCGAGCTCCAACGCGCGTTGTGACCGATGACAATGTATTTGCCGTAAGCATATAGTTTGCCGTTATAGGTCATCTCGGTTACCGTTGTCACCGTTCCGTCGGAAGCGGCGTAAATGGGTGTGCCCGCCGAATTGACTAAATCTAGCCCGCCATGACCGCCATTTGGCTGAAATGGAGTCGAACCCCCAAAATAAGTGCTGATGTAACGATAATCTGTTGGCCACTGAAAACCCACATTCGAGGTGCCGCGATCACGCGCCTGAAGAACGCCCGGGCCAGATGCCTTAGTAAGACGCGATCGCACAAGCGCCATTTCGGATTCAACCTGGGCATTTAGCTTTTTCGCTTCATCGACCGCCGATTCATACGACTCCTGCTGTTCTTTGGTTTCAACTAAAAGCACCGCTTTGCGACTCTGTTCATTTGCAAGACCAGCCTTGTAAGCCTCTTGCTGGGCTTGCAGACCTTTTAATTCTTGATACTTGCCATCAAGATCGGATTTCTTTTGTTCAACCTCCCGCTTAAGCGCATCAATTTCATGCAGGGTCGCATCGATGCGATATTCCAGTGATTCAAGATACTCATTGTGCTCAATGACTTCCGAAATTGAATCAGAACCGGCAATAATAAAAAGCAACTCTTGCTCACTTGTTTCATAGAGCACGCGCAAGGTTTCATCCTGATTTCTTTTTTGTTCGTCCAATTCACGTTGACGTTGAGCAATCTCTTCTTCAGCTATCTTAATTTCAGATTCAGTCTGACGAACTTGCTCATCGGTTTCTTGAATTTTTTGTTCTGTCTGATCGATATCATCTTCTAAACGAGAAATTTGACCCTTGATCGTTGAGGCTTCTTTTTGCTTCTGCTCAGCCGCTTTTTGATTCTCGCGAATCTTTTTGTTGAGCTCGCGCGTTTGATCCTGTAGATCGCCTAGGCGATCTCGATCGCCTTGTTTAGAATCTTCAGCTCTAACCGCATTCGAACCAAACCAAGCGAATGGCATCATGAAGAATGCGACCAAAAGAGCGCTTAAAAATGCTTTGAATAAATGCCTGGAGTGACCACCATCTCGATCGCGATTCATCATATCCCTCCGACACGATCTTTAATTATAGCACACTGGGCTCATTATAGTTTGACGAATTTTCGAACTGCCATATAACTCATAGAAATCGATGTGCAGACCCCAATTAGGAGAAAAATTAATATAAGCCAGAATAAATTTTGTAAGAAGAAATCAAGCATATTGGGGGCCAAAAACTTGGCAATCGAGAGTAAGGGTGTCGAACTTGCGAGATCGTAGCGCAAGAAAAGATAAATTGTCGGCAGAGCCAATCCCGTCCCAATGACGCCAAAAAGCGCCGCCTCGA of Candidatus Berkelbacteria bacterium contains these proteins:
- the tsaE gene encoding tRNA (adenosine(37)-N6)-threonylcarbamoyltransferase complex ATPase subunit type 1 TsaE, with translation MKRVFPIQTLNELTAVAHELAKNLKPGLIVGLVGFLGTGKTTFVRHLLLDLGLQAEVISPTFVYEQIYKLPQAVRGIKRLHHLDLYRLTRKQDFEALGLTLENPEGATLVEWIDNLPEIIEQAHYLLYFSFSRQGKRCVKIEVRK
- a CDS encoding lamin tail domain-containing protein; the encoded protein is MTWLILFLFLLPSWVSASTPTVGISEIAWAGSSRSTADEWLELKNISAESIDLSHWSIWSMSSEPRELITIPENTQLAPGDFFLIANNGPADTFSGGESALNLEPDLINSKLSLSNSALALELRATDANVIDQAGDGGKPFAGATSPPTSMERVDFSQSGAQATAWQNANTARNLDANLNDLGTPERSMTLKFAEQTCRLIWPEQGGAIPLDIALSGGVPERLRLILQNQSPEGELIETNKYRFFLELPTQFGLLEARLEVLRNGSVVQNFSYPCVANQISKDIHLSEILPRPNEGAEEFVELENLGETAVNLIGWQIDDINEGGSRPYTFEDSVVIEGRSRVIFGGNQTKLQLNNSGDMVRLIAPNGVEVENVSFGSASFNKSWSKKGSWGWTSPTPGVENADILPEGGVKESEEQDSSDSSIEFHSFRELIIGKDEFANQTIRTEATVLLVQGAYSDHHLVVGDDQIAAELQLRDGVALTFQPGDRIEIVAKVSKAALPRLLLANPDDAKHIGHQELKKKSLDELEELNLLKVTVFQGIVVKTGSVPIIQTENHSFHLSRKKGVVFPALVEQSEISGQGIIVALEPLTIRVLDAEELTVLREETTSETEEIISAQSDSTESEREDPAVATRESVGDYEDGVADDEEVIDLAPDLFVKSEIGVLPDSQSTPPFTRVLGAKIIRPTLTLGRLGSYGALAALLMAGILLVDGVLLALRQKLEIRSIGLIQAGMKI
- a CDS encoding PH domain-containing protein — its product is MIQTNLVTGKESDLFPGQLENEEILIFVRRHWMAFAGWLLFVLVMLIIPIVIFFTVVSYQGIGFFKGLNLVLTSLTIGGYLLITDAVFLTAWIEHYLDVAIITPERLLHVKQVGLFNRRVAELSLLRVQDVSAQMNGYIQTFFRYGTVVVESAGEAPNFVMNYVPKPHVIANTILMLNDRLAMRIGTAGHEEIMSPRALELSQANSKEAELQSRLKQLHAHAPHDYDPDHFHEDLVTQTTEAKEHLQEIDISPNRLPPARGSASLDGELTEGKTVSLGEKL
- the ruvB gene encoding Holliday junction branch migration DNA helicase RuvB, producing the protein MEEAELSSNTTILTQPRIQPEDVREDNTFRPKTFSDFIGQTATKQNLEILIQATQERQQTLEHILFYGPPGLGKTSLAYVVAQALGVQIKITSGPALERAGDVASILCNLSPGSIFFIDEIHRLNRTVEEVLYPAMEDFAFDIVLGKGPAAKTLRLDLPRFTLIGATTRIGQLSAPLRDRFGGHFHLDFYEIGDIEKILARSAKIMAAPLETTGAKEVARRSRRTPRIANRLLRRVRDYAQVHRERVITAEIASRALELLRIDPFGLDKIDRELLATIANKFQGGPVGLSTIAASLGEDMQTIEEVYEPYLIREGWLERTPRGRKTTARSAEVL
- a CDS encoding peptidoglycan DD-metalloendopeptidase family protein, which produces MMNRDRDGGHSRHLFKAFLSALLVAFFMMPFAWFGSNAVRAEDSKQGDRDRLGDLQDQTRELNKKIRENQKAAEQKQKEASTIKGQISRLEDDIDQTEQKIQETDEQVRQTESEIKIAEEEIAQRQRELDEQKRNQDETLRVLYETSEQELLFIIAGSDSISEVIEHNEYLESLEYRIDATLHEIDALKREVEQKKSDLDGKYQELKGLQAQQEAYKAGLANEQSRKAVLLVETKEQQESYESAVDEAKKLNAQVESEMALVRSRLTKASGPGVLQARDRGTSNVGFQWPTDYRYISTYFGGSTPFQPNGGHGGLDLVNSAGTPIYAASDGTVTTVTEMTYNGKLYAYGKYIVIGHNARWSSLYGHLQSFVVASGDEVKRGDIIGYMGSTGWSTGPHLHFEIWEYSSRANPLDYLP